A DNA window from Microcystis aeruginosa NIES-843 contains the following coding sequences:
- a CDS encoding IS5-like element ISMae4 family transposase, whose protein sequence is MFISKIMDYQNLSDEQFKRRFGVYKQTYRKMVESVKSVEADSNSPSKRGPKPKLSIEEQVLVTLEYWREYRTYFHIGTSWELSESTICRIVNKTEKMLLQSGNFRLKGKKALLNQAEIPVITVMDVTETPIERPQKKQKDFLGGKRGYHTLKSQLVADQNTKEIICVFCGKGRGHDFSLFKKSRVRFHPLTTSIEDSGYQGIAAYHSNSYTPKKKSKNRKLTELEKEYNKALAKERIIIEPINRKLKIFKILSCKYRNRRRRYSLRVNLLAAIYNCELGIGIAAS, encoded by the coding sequence ATGTTTATTAGCAAAATTATGGATTATCAAAACTTATCAGATGAACAATTCAAACGCCGTTTCGGTGTGTATAAACAAACCTATAGAAAGATGGTAGAATCAGTAAAAAGTGTTGAAGCCGACTCTAATTCACCATCTAAAAGGGGACCGAAACCTAAACTATCTATAGAAGAACAAGTTTTAGTAACGTTAGAATATTGGCGAGAATATAGAACATATTTTCACATTGGTACAAGCTGGGAACTATCAGAATCAACTATATGTCGGATTGTAAATAAGACGGAAAAAATGCTTTTACAATCGGGAAACTTCCGTTTAAAAGGAAAAAAAGCTTTACTCAATCAAGCAGAGATACCGGTCATAACGGTAATGGATGTAACGGAAACTCCCATTGAACGCCCCCAAAAGAAACAGAAAGATTTTTTGGGGGGTAAAAGAGGTTATCATACTTTAAAATCCCAATTAGTAGCTGATCAAAATACAAAGGAAATTATCTGTGTCTTTTGTGGGAAAGGTAGAGGTCATGATTTTAGTTTATTTAAAAAAAGTCGAGTTCGTTTTCATCCTTTAACTACCAGCATAGAAGACAGTGGTTATCAGGGAATAGCTGCATACCATAGTAATAGTTATACACCGAAAAAGAAATCGAAAAATAGAAAATTAACAGAGTTAGAAAAAGAGTATAACAAGGCTTTAGCCAAAGAAAGGATTATCATTGAACCTATAAATAGGAAACTCAAAATCTTTAAAATCTTATCCTGTAAATATCGGAATCGTCGTCGAAGATATAGTTTAAGAGTTAACTTGTTGGCGGCTATTTATAACTGTGAGTTAGGGATAGGTATAGCAGCTTCTTAA
- a CDS encoding DUF1036 domain-containing protein produces the protein MKSILNLGITTTIAANSILFATSSFSTEAFSLPHKSILLAQSSNTISFRNACSSPFRLAIHFKNLSGQWETKAWYSFSPGEQSRLNGVDTRNRYLFYYAEATDGSGKVWSSNDTSQTIGGRTYNMKKFDIGSQVVNWTQTLTCPDQQLISALKRIPSKYQPLPTEDYVTFRYNPNSLEIGVRIGPAVLRNEIEKIPEQRLKYTDYNRHTVKWFKYKGIDVSRRQILIGFRYRYQKLEDRPLIGGRFTVYDNAANVDVGVNLEVKNKQLDGNVNVRNVEADWASGVLGLVQNTYEIMFGSLTFLVDGKFIRPSDFAAAVAPWVINASTTDQRNLSRFFGDLNDLNSKGVIYLKRIDYDSQGVWYQFSIDESLLAQSASRLESMLNSWANR, from the coding sequence ATGAAATCCATATTAAATTTAGGAATAACAACAACTATCGCTGCAAACTCAATTCTATTTGCGACCTCTTCATTTTCTACTGAAGCTTTCTCATTGCCGCACAAGTCTATCCTTCTAGCTCAGTCAAGCAACACCATTAGCTTTAGAAATGCCTGTTCATCTCCTTTCCGACTAGCTATTCACTTTAAAAACCTTTCAGGACAGTGGGAGACAAAAGCTTGGTATTCTTTTTCACCTGGCGAACAATCACGCCTCAATGGAGTAGATACCAGAAACAGATATCTCTTTTACTATGCAGAGGCAACTGATGGTTCTGGCAAGGTGTGGTCAAGCAACGACACAAGCCAAACAATCGGGGGAAGAACTTATAATATGAAGAAATTTGATATAGGTTCTCAAGTTGTTAATTGGACTCAAACCCTGACCTGTCCAGATCAGCAACTCATTTCAGCACTAAAAAGAATTCCTTCAAAATATCAGCCCCTACCTACAGAAGATTATGTTACGTTTCGTTATAATCCGAATTCTTTAGAAATTGGAGTACGCATAGGCCCGGCTGTTCTCCGTAATGAGATTGAAAAAATTCCTGAACAGAGGCTTAAGTATACTGACTACAATCGCCATACAGTTAAGTGGTTTAAATATAAGGGAATTGATGTTTCTAGAAGACAAATTCTAATTGGTTTTAGATATAGGTATCAGAAATTAGAAGATCGACCTCTAATTGGTGGGCGTTTCACAGTATATGATAATGCTGCCAATGTCGATGTGGGAGTCAACCTTGAGGTAAAGAATAAGCAGCTAGATGGGAATGTTAATGTTCGCAATGTAGAAGCTGACTGGGCAAGTGGAGTTCTAGGTTTAGTTCAGAACACATATGAAATTATGTTTGGTAGCTTGACTTTTTTAGTTGACGGAAAGTTTATCAGACCCTCTGATTTCGCAGCAGCAGTGGCACCTTGGGTAATAAATGCATCGACTACAGACCAAAGAAACCTTAGTCGCTTCTTCGGTGACTTAAATGACTTAAACAGTAAAGGAGTCATTTACCTTAAGCGAATTGACTATGATTCTCAAGGTGTATGGTATCAATTTTCAATAGACGAATCGCTCTTAGCCCAATCAGCTTCGAGGCTTGAATCAATGTTAAATAGCTGGGCAAATCGCTAA
- a CDS encoding ISKra4-like element ISMae18 family transposase (programmed frameshift), whose amino-acid sequence MNTDQKEQLDQHLKAIAQILVDNTPEEQLRSFEGIETALRDHWLTTLGPAIGKFFFESATGTQAGRTKSVSSIIGKVKISEKQADKLGLSKNNRLSPMLEKCCLGAVAKVSFEDAEKAIKMATGMAVSGSSQQRLVQRYKFEEAEAKSPVEALSVEVGKVRIRTPKGQPSQGRDYKAVSLHGQECAGFFQQNEELLEWVNRQPLTEVVTCLGDGHDGVWNLMEKIGVKRREILDWYHLVENMKKIGGSNKRLNRIKENLWKGEVKRVLEELEGCKKKQAINFTKYVDKHRERIPNYELYQSQGICIGSGSVESKIKQIGARMKIVGAQWKAENVPQYLKLRCAYLNGDIA is encoded by the exons ATGAATACAGACCAAAAAGAACAACTAGATCAACATTTAAAAGCCATTGCTCAAATTCTAGTCGATAATACCCCAGAAGAACAACTACGTAGCTTTGAGGGCATTGAAACCGCCCTGCGAGACCATTGGCTGACTACATTGGGTCCTGCCATAGGCA AATTTTTTTTTGAATCAGCAACAGGAACCCAAGCAGGGCGAACCAAAAGCGTAAGCAGTATCATAGGGAAAGTCAAGATAAGCGAGAAACAAGCCGATAAACTAGGATTAAGCAAGAATAATCGATTAAGTCCCATGCTGGAGAAATGTTGCTTAGGAGCAGTGGCTAAAGTCTCTTTTGAAGATGCGGAAAAAGCTATCAAAATGGCGACAGGAATGGCAGTTTCAGGCAGTAGTCAACAGAGGCTTGTACAAAGATATAAATTTGAGGAAGCAGAAGCAAAGAGTCCGGTAGAAGCATTGAGTGTAGAGGTCGGAAAAGTCAGAATCAGAACGCCCAAAGGACAACCGAGTCAAGGTCGAGATTACAAAGCAGTAAGTCTGCATGGTCAAGAATGTGCGGGATTTTTTCAGCAAAATGAAGAATTACTGGAATGGGTGAACCGTCAGCCCTTAACAGAGGTAGTCACCTGTTTAGGAGATGGTCATGATGGGGTGTGGAATCTGATGGAGAAAATCGGTGTTAAAAGGAGAGAAATATTGGATTGGTATCATTTAGTAGAGAATATGAAGAAAATAGGCGGGTCAAACAAGCGTCTGAATAGAATCAAAGAGAATTTATGGAAAGGAGAGGTGAAAAGAGTTTTAGAGGAATTAGAGGGATGCAAAAAGAAACAGGCTATAAATTTCACCAAATATGTCGATAAACATCGAGAAAGAATACCCAATTACGAACTCTATCAATCACAAGGGATTTGCATCGGTTCTGGAAGTGTAGAGTCAAAGATTAAGCAAATAGGTGCAAGAATGAAAATTGTGGGAGCACAATGGAAAGCAGAGAATGTTCCTCAGTATTTGAAGCTACGTTGTGCTTATCTCAACGGCGATATTGCCTGA